The genomic DNA CACCTGTGGTACACCGCGCAGGCCGGTCACACCTGGCGGTGCTCGACCGGCTCCAGTGCCGGACGGGCACTGGCCTGGCAGGTCGATGTGCGCGCCCACGGGGGCTACATCATCGCTCCCGGCACCACCACAGCCACCGGCACCTACACCGCCTGCCGACCCGTCAGGCGCCCCGCGCCGCTGCCAGGCTGGCTCGCGGCGGAATTGGAGCGCACCGGCCACCGTCCCGCGCCGCCCGCCCCGAGGTCGGCAACGCCCGTACCCTCCCGGGCTCGTGCCGCCGTCATCGCCGCGCGCGGTGGCCGCGACGCCGCCGCCCGGACCCTGGCCACCGTGCTGACGGCGGTGACGGAGTGCGCCGCGATCGCACAGGGCGCCGGCTTCAGTGAAAAGCTCAACCGCGCCGCCTTCACCGCAGGCGGTCTGGTGGGCGCCGGCCGCATGAACCTCGCCGACGCGGAGTCCGCACTGGTGGCTGCCGCCGCACATGCCCGCCCCGGCCAAGAACGCCGCTCCCTGCAGATCATCCGCAGCGGGATGAGCGCGGGCAGCCGGCGGCCGCTCAATCCGGGAGACCGTACGTGAACGACGCACCGTCCCCTCAGGAAGGCCTGTTCGACCCTGTCGAAGTCGCCCGCCAGATCATGCTCGGCTCCCCCGGCGGCGTACCGGCCCAGAGCGCGTCCGAACCCGTCGCGACCCGCGTGAGCGAGCACGGTCTGCTGCCGGACAGTCTCAGCGACCGAGGAAACGCCAAGCTGTTCGTGTCCCTGTACGGGCGGGACTTCCGGCACGTGCCGGGCCTCGGCTGGTACCGGTGGTCCGGCTACCGCTGGGAGATCGACGAGGACGACAACGTTCTCTGGGCGGCCGGTGAGATGGCCGAGTCGCTCGCCGAGACCGACCCCCGTGCGCGGCACACCGACTCCGCACTGCGCCGCCACCGCCGCCGGGCCCTGTCCACATCCGGGATGAAGGCCATGCTCATGCAGGCGAAGGCGGCACCGGGCATGGTCCTCAACGCCTCCCTGCTGGACGCCGATCCGTACGCACTGTGCACGCCCGCGGGCGTCATCGACCTCACCACCGGCATGCTCGTGGCACCCGACC from Streptomyces lunaelactis includes the following:
- a CDS encoding bifunctional DNA primase/polymerase, whose translation is MTEDDGHRPGTPLDTALWCAEQGWPVHPLAPGRKTPAANCTDCRDQPHSPQTCPCISAGRWCHGFHAATTDQSRILDWWTEQPRFGVGVACGPAGLVVIDVDAHPVPLPDPDRLLPGIHIPASVTLEGLRHGFHSLALLAALRGAQDPSQDDTTLRVRTPSGGLHLWYTAQAGHTWRCSTGSSAGRALAWQVDVRAHGGYIIAPGTTTATGTYTACRPVRRPAPLPGWLAAELERTGHRPAPPAPRSATPVPSRARAAVIAARGGRDAAARTLATVLTAVTECAAIAQGAGFSEKLNRAAFTAGGLVGAGRMNLADAESALVAAAAHARPGQERRSLQIIRSGMSAGSRRPLNPGDRT